taaaactAAAGCTATTTAAtgcattaaatttattttttaatttatttatattaaataaaaacaatattaaaattatgcaaTTTGCATGGAAAATGGAGCATGTAACTTAATTTGGAaaaactataattttaataaaacagtagtatataatattagaaacagtatataagtatttaatatgttttataaaatgaatatttatatgattataaggattatagaaataatatatttctcaaATGTTTCGATTTGTTTAGTATATTAGTTTTGGGAcaccatttattaaaacaaaagatataATGTTGTTtatgttctatattaaagcatatttataagatgatatatttttaattcattataatcatattttaattttattatagaGTTATACGTAAAGgtattaagaataataatttatacaaaattgtattatatatacaataataacaaatgtattaaacaacCCCTCCCCCCCCAAATAAGGCAATTTATCTAACTAccaaaaagtatatattgttccatattatctttaaatttaaattaaggataataaaaatatttttatatacagaCAATTGctatatatagggttaaataattgtattacttattttagtatatatatatatatataatatgatacCCCCTTAACCTAgagattataaattatattccatCATAATGGAAGACGATAtagtatatacattttttgatattatatttcctataaacttcattaagttttattttaataacattttcttaatacatatttttatcaattttttttaaatggtttcttagtgttcaaattttGTTGTTTTGAGGACGTATTTACCCGATGAATTAGGCGAAAAAGCAATACTTGAGTTTAAAAAAAGTAGTAGTTTCAAAAATTACTGCCCTAATGGAAACTGCGATACTAatctcgataaaattaaagctggatttttatggttatttgaaaaaatttgTTCTACATACGAAATTACAGATGAAGATGCACAGGGAGGTACACAGGGAGATACACAGGGAGATACACAGGGAGATACACAGGAAAATACATGttataatgaagaaaatattaatgcaatttttctatatattatttcatgGTTAAGTTACAAATTAAACCAAAGCTCAGAGCACAATTTCACCAAAATAAAGGATTTTTATAATGCATATGtagataataatgaaaagtATACTAATATTATAACTAATGCCAAAAAATGTACAAATCTTAAGGAAATCatagataaaaaaagtgATTTTTTGGATATcaatattaaagatatgtcttatttttatgatgcattcaaattattatgtaacatgtataATAGTGTTGCAACGAGTAAACATGACACACTGTTAGATAATGCTATTCATTTTTCTAACGAATACACAAACCTCAacgattattataatattgaaaaCAGCCCATATAGTCAAATATTGTCTTTTTTATCATctgattataatatttttaaaactaaACACGCTAGTAAAATTCAAGATTCTAAAAAATTCCCAATTCTTCCAACAGAAAAAGCAACAAAATCACTTATACGACATTCATCTATACAAATTTCAGTAATCCCAatgacatttattttttgtgcaTTACTTATATATTTAGGAATTGtatataaggtaaataacaaataaaatgaaaacataaaattaaaaatatatattataactacaaaattaacatttattttttactatttttatattagcgTTCATCATTTGACTTTCGGGAAAGGCTTCAAAAAATCAAGTTaagaatcaaaaaaataaaaaggaaaataaatcattaacATTTAATTCAAAGAGTAgtgactatttcaggaatagtaataatgattgatatattttaaaaaattgtctatttgaaaataaataaatttttatcataattttgcataatttttatatagtttttatgttgtggatcAGGATTGAAGTTGTGTTTGTCGAACTCATATTCGTGTTCGagttaattattatatttttatttaatcttttataatttgaacgctaattaaatataagtaCTATCCCGTATATTTAATCATGAGATGAAGttcaaatatgcaaccaaaaaggAACATAAGATAATATGAATGGGgttgtataacattttttcataatttataatatatataattgagtgttaatatatatttaatattgttaatgtaaaataactatatttcatatattaatatagatatttggtatataataattgtcaTTATATAAGATTTGTTAACCCAGATATATAtcgaattatgcatatcataatatataatgcatttctttatttgatgaaaattttatttagtaaaacttatttgcatcatatttgttttaatttaaatcgtattttgataaacgaacaatataataattttatatatcagagtataaattataattagatGCTTATTGAATATTCCtctatattaaaatataccTTCAGCTTAAtgggtatatttttattgctaattaaacatattaccaatatataatagatagtcataaaatatagacgCATGgtatatcgatcgagaatcgacaatataacatagtctataaaatattattatgcttctaacatttttttaagttttaattgtagttactattctctttttgtatttcctttacatttgtattaaaattaattagtattaatagaagttgctTTATAcgatttaatttatttaccaCAAAGATATAACATTACatcaatcattattaatttttaaactttaaactttatattttgaggtataaataaattatattttaaaatagttaaaataaaaatataaagatattaataaaatttcatattttgttctaataattataaataatatgatagatagaaATAgagttattatttt
This genomic window from Plasmodium yoelii strain 17X genome assembly, chromosome: 7 contains:
- a CDS encoding PIR protein gives rise to the protein MEDDICSNFVVLRTYLPDELGEKAILEFKKSSSFKNYCPNGNCDTNLDKIKAGFLWLFEKICSTYEITDEDAQGGTQGDTQGDTQGDTQENTCYNEENINAIFLYIISWLSYKLNQSSEHNFTKIKDFYNAYVDNNEKYTNIITNAKKCTNLKEIIDKKSDFLDINIKDMSYFYDAFKLLCNMYNSVATSKHDTLLDNAIHFSNEYTNLNDYYNIENSPYSQILSFLSSDYNIFKTKHASKIQDSKKFPILPTEKATKSLIRHSSIQISVIPMTFIFCALLIYLGIVYKASKNQVKNQKNKKENKSLTFNSKSSDYFRNSNND